The following DNA comes from Mycobacterium sp. MS1601.
GGTGAAACGAACATGCGCCACACCCGTACCGCCGCGTTCTTCGATCTCGATAAGACCATCATCGCAAAATCGAGCACACTCGCTTTCAGCAAACCGTTCTTCGATCAGGGCCTGCTCAATAGGCGAGCGGTGCTGAAATCGAGTTATGCACAATTCCTGTTCCTGATGTCGGGCGCCGATCACGAGCAGATGGATCGCATGCGGTCCTATGTCACCGCCATGTGCACGGGGTGGGACGTGGAACAGGTGAAGTCGATCGTCGGGGAGACACTGCACGAGATCGTCGATCCGCTGGTGTTTGCCGAAGCGGCGGATCTGATCGCCGACCACAAGCTGTGCGGCCGCGACGTGGTGGTGGTGTCGGCCTCCGGCGAGGAAATCGTGGCCCCGATCGCCCGTGCCCTCGGAGCAACTCACGCAATGGCCACCCGCATGGTGGTCGAGGACGGTCGCTACACCGGCGAGGTCGCGTTCTACTGCTACGGCGAGGGCAAAGCGCAGGCCATTCAGGAACTCGCGAACCGAGAGGGATATCCCCTCGAGCACTGCTACGCGTACTCGGACTCGATCACCGACCTCCCGATGCTGGAATCCGTGGGCCACCCGACAGTGGTCAACCCCGACCGCAGCCTGCGCAAGGAGGCCACCGCACGCGAGTGGCCGGTGCTGACCTTCAGCAAGCCGGTCTCGCTGCGCGACCGGATTCCCGCACCGTCCAGCGCGGCCGTGGCCACCACCGCCGCCGTGGGATTGAGCGCTTTGGCCGCAGGCGCGCTGACATATTCGCTGCTACGCCGATTCGCTCTCTGACACACCGGGATAACGATCCGAAGTTGACACTTGATGTGACCGCGGTCACGTAGTACAAAGGAAGGCACGGAAGCCCGGTGAGGCCAAGGTCGATTCGGAAGAGAAGGCTCGATCTCCCGCACCAGGCTACCCAGCACGGGTCCCGGTACCCACGCGAAGCCACAGCCGCGATAGAGGCAGAAGTGTTGCGGGCCTGCGTAATTGCGAAAAGCGGATGAACCAAGACCTCTTGGGTTGAGGTCAGCTTCACTAGCGCAGCGCAAAGTCGCCGAGGCCAACCCACGCAGCCCACCTATGGACGCTTGGTAACCGGAGATCCGTGCTAGCGGGCGGCGAACCGAAACTGGACCTCCAGTGCTCGGAGCGCCGCCCGCTTCATGCTGTACGGGCTACTTCTTCTGCTCCGCGATCGAAACCGCTTCTCGCGCACCGGCTTGCAGCGCCCGGCAGTGCAGTAGCAACCACTCGGTCAACCCCTTTTCGGTGCCTGTGGCAAAACCTTGCGCCGCCGCTCGGTACTCCGCGGCGCGCCGCATCCAGTACACCTCGGGAACCCCGAGACCGTGCGGGTCCAAGCCGCTGGCGATCGTCACCAATCGCGATACCCCACGTGCCACCACACCGTCGGCGCTGCCGAAGGCG
Coding sequences within:
- a CDS encoding HAD-IB family hydrolase translates to MTVSDPGAAQLTTPQTGETNMRHTRTAAFFDLDKTIIAKSSTLAFSKPFFDQGLLNRRAVLKSSYAQFLFLMSGADHEQMDRMRSYVTAMCTGWDVEQVKSIVGETLHEIVDPLVFAEAADLIADHKLCGRDVVVVSASGEEIVAPIARALGATHAMATRMVVEDGRYTGEVAFYCYGEGKAQAIQELANREGYPLEHCYAYSDSITDLPMLESVGHPTVVNPDRSLRKEATAREWPVLTFSKPVSLRDRIPAPSSAAVATTAAVGLSALAAGALTYSLLRRFAL